In Humulus lupulus chromosome 6, drHumLupu1.1, whole genome shotgun sequence, a single genomic region encodes these proteins:
- the LOC133785363 gene encoding uncharacterized protein LOC133785363: MNVITGGSKVSKVTHSVAKRHARQTNWIKGESSGTEKNIINLPAQTISFSTTESTRILNPHHDALVIALYIANCLTKRILIDNGSLANILFFSALREMGIDKSKIIKKTTILIGFSGEQNNTLGEIELPVYADGVNLCTRFLVVDSPSAYNVILGRSWIHEMEAVPSTYHQVLRFPTKWGVKEIKGQ; encoded by the coding sequence ATGAACGTAATAACTGGTGGCTCTAAGGTAAGCAAAGTCACCCATTCAGTAGCCAAAAGACATGCCAGGCAGACCAACTGGATCAAAGGAGAGTCCAGCGGGACAGAGAAGAATATCATCAACCTACCAGCTCAAACCATCAGTTTCTCAACAACAGAGTCAACCAGAATCCTCAACCCACATCATGATGCTCTTGTCATTGCACTTTACATTGCTAATTGTCTTACTAAACGTATACTTATTGATAATGGCAGTTTAGCTAACATTTTATTTTTTAGTGCTCTCAGGGAAATGGGGATAGATAAATCAAAGATCATAAAGAAGACTACAATCCTCATTGGTTTTAGTGGAGAGCAAAATAACACACTAGGAGAGATCGAGCTACCTGTTTATGCCGATGGAGTCAATCTGTGCACAAGATTCTTGGTAGTAGACTCTCCGTCTGCTTACAACGTGATACTAGGTCGAtcatggatacatgaaatggaGGCAGTCCCTTCAACATACCACCAAGTTCTAAGGTTCCCAACTAAGTGGGGAGTAAAAGAAATTAAAGGCCAATAG